The Pirellulales bacterium DNA window CTTCGGCGAACCCCAAGAACCGTTTCTCCGCGCGGTCGGTTCGAGCGCAGCGCAAGCGCTTGAAGTTTTCCGCGGCCGAATATGGGCGGTTGGTCGGAGTCTCGGGGCAGACGATCTACCAATGGGAGCAGGGAAAATCGCGGCCGCGCAAATCGCAATTTGCCTCGCTGATCGCGCTGCGGTCAATCGGCCGCCGCGAGGCGTTGGCGAGGGTGAAGCAAAAGCGTCCTATTGATTAGTAAGCCGCCGCGCCAGTTGTTTCGGATGCTGCCATGCCGGGCGCCGACCATTTCGACCGCTGGTCGTCCAACGAATTAGGTCCATCCGGCGGGGGTCAACCGTTCGCCAGCGCAAGCCTTAGCAAAACTGCTTGGACATGGAAGTCGGAGCATTTACCGGCGTTGCCCCAACGAGTCGCTTGAACTCCAGCGATTGATTGAAGTCGGCTCGCCCGAACGGCATATCGTTTGCTCAAGGGAATCCTCGCGCTCGTCACCGTGCTATCATCCGTCTCGTCGCGCGGATTCCCGCGATCTTCTTGCTAATTTGTTCGTCCTGCGTCCCCTCTGTCGGGTAATTCCTACAAGAATTTGAAACGCGAAAGGCGGCTCCAAAATGCATTTCTCTCGCGATCGATTTCCGGAACGGGCTTCCCAGCGGCGTCATCAACTCCGTATCTCCGGAGAGTATGCCGGTCGCTGGATCGCCTGGGACCGCGATCAGACGCGGATCGTCGCCAGCGGCGATTCGTTCGCGGCGGCCAAAGAGGCCGCGTCCGCGGCGGGGGAATCGTCTGTGCTCATGGCCCGCATCCCGGCCCGCAGCGCCATGCGCTTCGGTCGCCCGCTGCTCTACATGGTGGCCGTGTTCATCTCGCACATGACGTGAGCAACGGCGGCTTCGGCTAGCCTGTTCGTCTCGAATCGACCTTTGGCAATTCCTGCGTCCGCCCCGGCTGTTCAGTGATCAAGCGGGCGGCGCGGTCGCGCGTAAAGTAGCTCCAACCCCATTGGACGAAGATCAGCACGCGATTGCTGAATTGGACGATGCTCATCAAATGCACGAAGAGCCAAACGAGCCAGGCCAGCAGACCCGAGAGGTGAATGAATCGCAGATCGGCGATCGCCTTGTAGCGGCCGATCGTGGCCAGCGTGCCGCGGTTGCGATAGTTGAATGGGGCTGGGGCCGATTGAGACTTTCCCGATCGTCGCTTGCGGATTAGCTTCGCGACATAGCGGGCCTGTTGCATCGCGACTGGAGCGACGCCCGGGAGCGGCTTGCCGTTTTGATGGCGGTAGTTGGCGAGGTCGCCGATGATGAAGATCTCCGGATGGCCGGGGACGGTCACGTCGGGCTCGACGATGACGCGGCCGATTCGATCGGTCTCGGCGCCCGTTGCCGCCGCAATCGCTTGACCGAGCGGAGAAGCTCTCACGCCTGCGGCCCAAAGAATGGTTCGGGCCGGCAACACGTGCGTTTCGCCGTGCCGGCGGTAGGTGATTTTGTCCTCCTCGACCTGTGTCACCTCGGCGCCAGTGAGCACGTTGACGCCGAGCTGCTCGAGTGATCTCAGCGCCCGCGCGGAAAGATCCGGGGGATACGTCGGCAGCACGCGATCCTGATACTCGATCAGCGAGACCTGTGCCTGCTCGGGATGGATAGCGCGGAATTCGCCCTTGAGCGTGTGGCGGGAGATTTCGCTCATTTGCCCCGCCAGCTCGACTCCCGTCGGTCCCGCGCCAACCACAACGAAGTTCAACAGAATGCGAATCGTTTCGGAATCTCCGCAGCGCTCGGCTTCTTCGAACGCCAGCAGAATCCGGCGACGGATTGTGGTTGCGTCTTCGATCGATTTGAGTCCGGGGGCGAAGGCGCTCCATTCGTCGTGGCCGAAGTAGCTGTGGCTCGAGCCGGCCGCCACGACAAGCGTGTCGTATTGCAACTCCCCCTCGTCGACGATCACGCGCCGGCCAGCCACGTCGATCTCGCGGGCCTCCGCCAGCAGGACGCGAGCGTTCTTCTGCCGCTTGAGCAACGCCCGCAATGGCGAGGCGATATTGGCTGGCGAGAGCGTGCCAGTGGCGACCTGATAGAGCAGCGGCTGGAAGAGGTGATAATTGTGACGGTCGATGAGCGTCACTTCGACCGGCGCGCGCCGCAAGCCCCGAGCCGTGACCAGGCCCCCGAAGCCGCCGCCGATGATTACGACGCGATGGGCCATTGGAATGAGAGGTCAGAGCGGATTCGGAACGGCACAGAGGCCGTTCCCTAAAGTCGGCGTCGCCGAACTGTAGGGAACGCCCTCGGCGGCGTTCCACGACGCATCGTTCAGCATCGTTTCGACATTCAGAATTCCAGCCATCCTCGACTCAGGTAGTCCGACACGGTTCCGCCGATCAAGATTGCGAGCCAAAACAGTCCCGCCGCGATGACGATCCAAGTCAATCGGCTGCTATGGAGGACGTGCATGAAGAACAAGATTACCAGTAGGGCCTTCACGATGCCAATGCCCATTCCCGCTGCGAGGTGCCAGGGACCAAGATCGAGGAACGAAAGCCCGACGGTCAGGAGCGTCAGCACGATGAGCGCGATGAAAATATTGACGTAGGTGCGCGGAGTCAGTGCGGAGGCAGGAGACTCGGGGCTCGGGATTCGGGATTCGGGGTTCAACGACATGGCTTGCGTCCGACAAATGCCAATGGTTACCAGAAGGTCTTGTGCGTGCCGATCAGATAGAGCAGCGGCAGCAGGAAGATCCAAACGACGTCGACGAAATGCCAATACAGGCCGATGATCTCGACCGGCATGTAACGCTGGGGAGTGACAGTCCGCCGCGACACTGCAATGATAAGGAATAGGAGCAGGGCGATGCCGATGGTGAGATGCAGCGCGTGCAAGAGCGTCATGAAGTAATAGAACGTCAAGGCAAGTTCGACGTGTTTCGCTCCATCGATTCCCAGCGACCTCCATTCGTCGGCCTCGGGCTTGAATGCGATTCTCGGCATCAGATTGTCGACGTAGTCGGAGTAATACTCGACTCCCTTGAGAACCAGGAACGCTGTACCGAGCGCGGCGGTGAGTGCCAGGCACCAATACGTCATCCGCAGATTGCCGACCTGAATCGAGTAGACGGCCAGCGCCATCGTCAAGCTGCTCGTCAACAGCACGACCGTGTTGATCGCGCCGATGCCGACGTTGAGATGGCTGCTCATGGCTTCAAAGGCGTCGGAATAGATCGCGCGATATGAAACGAAGCCGCAGATCAACACCCCGAACACCATGATCTCGGTGGCGAGAAAGACCCACATCCCGAGCGTCGCCGCGCGGTGCTGCTG harbors:
- a CDS encoding helix-turn-helix domain-containing protein; this translates as MVSFIAAFKEQIRRLARKEIRAQIAPTKRAAAQHRRDIARIKRQLMTCLRRLEKLETRQNRGAVSGEPAASANPKNRFSARSVRAQRKRLKFSAAEYGRLVGVSGQTIYQWEQGKSRPRKSQFASLIALRSIGRREALARVKQKRPID
- a CDS encoding NAD(P)/FAD-dependent oxidoreductase, with the translated sequence MAHRVVIIGGGFGGLVTARGLRRAPVEVTLIDRHNYHLFQPLLYQVATGTLSPANIASPLRALLKRQKNARVLLAEAREIDVAGRRVIVDEGELQYDTLVVAAGSSHSYFGHDEWSAFAPGLKSIEDATTIRRRILLAFEEAERCGDSETIRILLNFVVVGAGPTGVELAGQMSEISRHTLKGEFRAIHPEQAQVSLIEYQDRVLPTYPPDLSARALRSLEQLGVNVLTGAEVTQVEEDKITYRRHGETHVLPARTILWAAGVRASPLGQAIAAATGAETDRIGRVIVEPDVTVPGHPEIFIIGDLANYRHQNGKPLPGVAPVAMQQARYVAKLIRKRRSGKSQSAPAPFNYRNRGTLATIGRYKAIADLRFIHLSGLLAWLVWLFVHLMSIVQFSNRVLIFVQWGWSYFTRDRAARLITEQPGRTQELPKVDSRRTG
- a CDS encoding cytochrome C oxidase subunit IV family protein, with amino-acid sequence MSLNPESRIPSPESPASALTPRTYVNIFIALIVLTLLTVGLSFLDLGPWHLAAGMGIGIVKALLVILFFMHVLHSSRLTWIVIAAGLFWLAILIGGTVSDYLSRGWLEF
- a CDS encoding cytochrome c oxidase subunit 3, which translates into the protein MATETVLVEHQFATLEQQHRAATLGMWVFLATEIMVFGVLICGFVSYRAIYSDAFEAMSSHLNVGIGAINTVVLLTSSLTMALAVYSIQVGNLRMTYWCLALTAALGTAFLVLKGVEYYSDYVDNLMPRIAFKPEADEWRSLGIDGAKHVELALTFYYFMTLLHALHLTIGIALLLFLIIAVSRRTVTPQRYMPVEIIGLYWHFVDVVWIFLLPLLYLIGTHKTFW